GCCGGAAAAATTTCCCACCTCGTGTCTTGAAACGGCGACATCATATGAACCAGGCAACATATACAGTGAAATCCCATGTTCCTCGCAAAAATTTATCACCTTGATTATTTTTTCGCTGTATACCTTTGCCATCATATCCGTCTGATCCTGCGTAGGAATAACAAGAGTGTCAAACGTCCACTTCCCATGTGCCTCCGCTAGCGAATCCAAACTGCCAATTACCCTGAAACCTTCATAATCGGAAGTCGACTTGTCGTCGTTCAACAAAAGAACTCCTACGATCTCTCCAGTGGTCCAGCTCTCGGAAAATTTCGAGATAAACCGTTTTGTCTCTTCAGTGCTCCCGACTACAGCAACTTTTTGAGTGACTATTCCCTTCCCCGAAAATGATCTTTCAAATCTGTTTATTCCCACCCTTATCGCTACAAGCGCGATCCCCGCCAAAAATCCGCTCATAATGTAAACGGTTCTTGAAAGGAGCATCCCTCTGTATAAAAATGAAATTACCATTAAAATACATAAAGCATAAAATCCGCATGAAAGAAGTGATCGCAACCTAAGGGAGGTAAGGTTAAGGCCAAATATCCCGACATCGTACCCGCCGTCGCGCCAAATGAGAAATACCCAGATTATCCCGAGCAGAAGACCTGCCTTCGCATACTGCTCCATCTCCGATAATTGGACAAGAAATGAGACATATTCGGACAGATGAAATCGTACTTGGTACGAAAAGATGAAAGCCGCGTTAATTAATAGAAAATCGAAAACAAGGAGAAAGTAACCTTTATTTTTGCCTACCACCTTGTATAAACTCATGGCAGTGCTGGACATCTCCGTCTCACGCAATTTGTCATTCATATCCGGGTTCGCTAAAACCTTCCGCGACATTTCATCCTGCATTCCCCCTTGAAACCCCAACATCGCATAAGAAGAAAGTGATTACCTTTAGCAAATCTGTCATTGTCCGCTTAGAATATATTAACCTTGCAAAGTTATCAAACATATCGGCTCCAAGATTGCGAACTGTTTGAACGACATTAACATCTGACCTATAATACACGCCATGTTCATACTTCTCGGCACAAATTGGGGGAGAGGGAACACTGGTGATTTTACTTTTAATGCGATAAAACGGGCCGGGCACAAGGTGCTCCTTATCACCCCTTCGGAGTGCGAGTACGAAGAATGCCTGACTGTCCAAGAAGATATAGATATTCAAAGCCTGGTTGGCGGTATGCCGGAAAAACCGGATATATTTCTTCATGTGGATTGTTCCGGATCTACCTGGTTTTTTCCTGAAAATATCGACAAACTTGAAATCCCAACCGCGTTCTGGAGCACAGATACACACTTCAATTTCCGATGGCACAAGGAGTGGGCAGGGCTGTTTGATTACACTTTCTTTACACAGAAGGACTGGATGGAAATATGCGTAAAAGCCGGGGTTGATAATACCGAGTTGCTCCCATATGCGGCGGATGAACTATTTCATCGCGATTTTAAACTGGAAAGGGATATTGACGTTGGATATGTTGGATCGCTGAACAAGGAGAAAAGACGCTACTTCAAAATGATGGAAGACAAGGGAATTAAAGTGACAACTAACGATAGACATCTATTTAATGAAGAGATTGGAAAATTCTACAGCCGGTGCAAGATTGTCTACAATATCTCCGCACGCTACGATATGAATCAGAGAACATTCGAAGCGCCAGCGGCCGGAGCCCTGCTGATCGGGCAGTCAATGATCGATTCCGGCTTTTACGATATTTTTTCACCCGGGAAAAACGCTGATGTTCACGACTTCGATAACGCCGCCGATATCATAAGAAAATATCTCGGCAAGCCGGAACTTCTTTCTACGGTCGCGAAGGCGGGACAAAAACTTGTTGTTGAAGGACACACTTACCGCTCCAGAATTGAAAAAATCGTTTCCGCCTGCTCAAACGGGGTATCCGCGCGCCGCACAGACCCAAGCAGATATTATCTTCGCCAGCTGAAAGCCGCATTGGTTTATCAACACCCCTCTTTCAGGATATATGGAAAAGCGTGGAACAATTTTCGAAACGCAATAGAAGCAAATCCCGCAGGCACAGGCTTGTACATTTTAAAATATCTGTACTTCAGAATTTACGAGAAACTGCTGAAGCTGAAACAGAAAATGGGGAAGGCCCCCTATTAGAAAATTTCGCGAGGTTTTCAGCCTTGTTCCAAAGCGCAGTCACGTCTTTCAGGAAATTACATTCTCTCCGCATAGCGTATCGGCAGGCGAAAAGGTCTTGTCACATGGAAAATTAAACGCAACCGTCGGCGTATGATTCCGATTTTTCCCTCTTTTGATTTATCGCCTTTTCATAATCGAAGAGGAGGCCGGTCCATTCGTTGATCACCTTGTTCGCATTGGGATATTCAAGCCATACAATCTCTTCGTGTGAAACCTGATACTGGAGGTTCTTTACGGCCTGGAACGCCTTGTCGCATTTCCATACATTAAGGTTCAGGCACATAGTGGCTACACCCCTCCCGTTTTGGACTTCCGGAAATCGCATCAACCCCAATCCTTCTTCCTCATTCAGCCTTGTGATCTCGTTAAAGTTTTCCATCGCTGAAGCGCAATTGTTTTTCGCTAAACTTATACGTGCCTTGGCCCAGAAAAATCGCCTGTCTCTCGGATACTTCTGCCCAAGCTCGGATGCGAGCCTTTCCGACACTTCATAATTCTCTTCGCTCATGTTTACCCACAGCAGGGCACTCTTTGCAGAGTCGATGGCAAGGTTCCCATGGGATACCGCCTTTTCTATCATCCGTATCCCGGCGCTCCTCATGTCTCCATTGTTGGTGATGAATTTCCTGATTATGTATCCGACAAAGCCTCCGTCATCCGCCTGCTTTTTACTCGCGTAATAATAGATAGTGCCGAGCGCAAAATAGCAGTCATAAAGGGCCGGGTCCAGCTCAAGTGCCTTCTCGAGATTTTTCTTCACTGCCACGGCATCCAGAAAGGCCTGCACCCAATTCTGATCCTGCCCGTCAAACATCCCCGTATAACCTTTCACATTGCCGATATAAAAATAGCCGGTTGGATCATCCGGATGCGACCTGATAAGCTCGTTTGATCTCTTGACAGTCATCTTTGCGTACATTTTGAATTTCGCCATATCGGTTCGGTCCCTGTACGCGTTCATATACTCGGCGTATCGGCATGCCATCAGAAAATACCCTTCTGGCCTGTCGGGATGTTCCTTGATATATTTCAGAAATATGTTTTCAGACTTCTCAACCTCGCCGGTGAACACAAAGTATATGCCCCGCTTTAGATCCACGACTTCAGCCGGATCGTAAAGCTCATACGCATTGGACGCATGGCTGGTATAGCCGGCAAGAATAACCGAAAGCGTTGCTACCCTTGTACCGATGCGCAAAAACTGAAGAGACTCGAATATTTTTTTCATCTCGGTATCAACATTTTACAGCATCGCTTCCATTAAATAAACCCCTTGTGATTTGGTATCTCAACATCTTGAATTCACACGCATAATCATTTACTGTTTCCGAACAAAATACGCAACACAACTATCACAAGCAAACAGATCTCTACTGGTTACTCCATATCGGCACATCATGCGGACAAAATAAGAAGCGTTTTGTTTGTTTCTACATTGTGTCGTAAACATATAGAAAGCCTACCACGCTCCCCGATGTCATCACTCTCGTGCGAAATTTTCCTGTAAGTTCGTTGAGTGTATTCCGCTGAAGTTCTCCGCAGTTGTGCGTCAAGAGATAGAAAAAAGGGGGCTTTACGCTGGCAAGCGCATCACCCAGTTTTGAATCTGCATAATGGAAAATGCCGGCTCTTTCTTTTAGCTTCGAGTAGGTATTTACCTGATAGTAGGAGCAGTCCGAAACGAGAAGGGGCTTATCCTTCACCATGGGGGAATCCCAGTCTATCGTATTCAGATTCTGTATTATCTGCGAGAAAGGGAACGCAACGAGGATATTCAATAAAGGCAGTACCACTATGACTGCCGCGACGGAGGTCCATGCCCTCTTGACAAGAAAGGCGAGCCCTGCGGAAACAAACAGCGCCGCGAACGGCAATGCAAAAAGATTCATCCTGAGCGCGCCGAAAGGATATAGACGGAGTATTCCGGCAACATACAATTCAACCGATACAAGAATTGCAAGCATAGCCAATCCTCTTTGGTGCCTCTCTCCCGAACGCGACTCGCGAACCAAAACCGCGATACCGATGAGCGAAGTCAATACCGTGAGAAAAATTAAAACCGAAGTCGCTTTCGTTCCAAATAAAGGGATCGAGTACCACTCCGTGAAAAACCACCCCCCGAGATAGTCGTACCATCGCTCTCCCGATGAGGATATGAATTGATAAATACTCTCCCTCCCGATGAACGCCCCCTCCCAGAACTCCTTGATCCCTCCGCAGATGTGCACAAGATCAATCCTGTAAAGGAGGATAAGCAAAACGGTCAGCGTCAACGCAAGGACAGAAAGAGATCTCCTAGAAACAACTTTCGACCCGAATGGAGAGAATTCGATTATCAGGATCGCTGTTGCAACCGGGAGATATGTATAGGACAGAAGAACCGGAAAACCGAGGAGAACGTAGCGCCAGAGCGGCCCCTCATCTCCGCTCTTTAAAATATTTACATACCAGAAGGTCAGCAAGCCGCACCAGAAGAGATCCGCGCTGTACTGCTTTATTTCCGTGGAATACTGCAGGAACATCACCGCCCCTGTGAAGAAGAGCATGAAAAAGATCCGCCGAGACAACAGATCGGAACTCTTCAATATGACCTTGAACCAAACCGCCATCGAAGCAATGCTGAAAAGGAGCGGCAAGATCCTCATCGAATAGGAGCCGTAGCCGAAAATCATGCCGATTATTTTTATGATGAAAAGGTAGAGGCGGGGAAACTGCTGACATACCGGAAGCGCACTGAACATGCCGGAGAGCGGAACGTTCATTACGTCGTAGACTATGAACGCCTCATCGAGCCAGAATGACGCGCCGACCGCGTAGCGGCGGAGCATATTGCCGAATAGCCAGACGGCAAGAATAACCACGAAAGCTGGAAATGCTCGATCGATTTTCTCTTTCACCAGTTGGAATATAGTCGAACCTCAAATCCATGTCAAAAACGGCTGAGGATGATAGAACGAATCCGCTACGGTTTATGCGCAAAAACATGGAGCTGGCGGGCGGATTCGAACCGCCGACCTACTCATTACGAATGAGTTGCTCTACCAACTGAGCTACGCCAGCCTGCAATCGGAGGAAGGTAACATAACCGCATGACGCGGTCAATAATTCAAAAATCAATATCGGTCTACGCCTGCTCTTACAAGCCCCACTTGTGTTGAGCTGATAGAACAACCTCTATAAGTTCGCGCACCGCGCCGTTACCGCCAGGTTTTGAACAGACATAGCCGGCGGTGGCCTTCACCTTTTCGTCCGCGTCGCTCGGTGCCGCCGAAAAACCGCACGCCTCCATCGGAGGGAGGTCGTTGATATCATCCCCTATAAATGAGGCCTCTTCTGCGGGGATACCGAGCTTTTTCAAAACCTCGTTGAATACCGCAAGCTTGTCTGAAACTCCCTGATGCACATCCTTTATCCCGAGCTCGTTGGCCCGGTGCTCAACCACCCTGCTGAACCGACCTGAAATTATCGCCAGGTGGAACCCCTTTCGCCTTGCTATGGCGAGAGCCATTCCATCTCTCACATTGAAATTTTTCGATTCTACCCCCTCGTCGTTGACGATGATCCTGCCGTCGGTAAGGACCCCGTCGACATCAAGCACGAAGAGTTTTATCCCCTTCGCCTTTCGCGCAAGCTCTTCCGAGAGCGGGGGGCTCAAA
This Nitrospinota bacterium DNA region includes the following protein-coding sequences:
- a CDS encoding sugar transferase, with the translated sequence MSRKVLANPDMNDKLRETEMSSTAMSLYKVVGKNKGYFLLVFDFLLINAAFIFSYQVRFHLSEYVSFLVQLSEMEQYAKAGLLLGIIWVFLIWRDGGYDVGIFGLNLTSLRLRSLLSCGFYALCILMVISFLYRGMLLSRTVYIMSGFLAGIALVAIRVGINRFERSFSGKGIVTQKVAVVGSTEETKRFISKFSESWTTGEIVGVLLLNDDKSTSDYEGFRVIGSLDSLAEAHGKWTFDTLVIPTQDQTDMMAKVYSEKIIKVINFCEEHGISLYMLPGSYDVAVSRHEVGNFSGIPLIKLQDTSLHPAYAVVKRILDLFAASLALVVGFPVWLLIAAFIKWESKGPIFFIQIRAGFHGRPFRMYKFRSMVMDAEEKLKDLVDIDNLDEPVFKIKNDPRVTAVGKFLRRTSLDEIPQLLNVIKGEMSIVGPRPEELSIVDKYSDYQRRRLKAKPGITGYQQITNRGEPRLAERIKYDLIYLKYQGFLLDSYILLKTIYVVLVGRGVTH
- a CDS encoding glycosyltransferase; the encoded protein is MFILLGTNWGRGNTGDFTFNAIKRAGHKVLLITPSECEYEECLTVQEDIDIQSLVGGMPEKPDIFLHVDCSGSTWFFPENIDKLEIPTAFWSTDTHFNFRWHKEWAGLFDYTFFTQKDWMEICVKAGVDNTELLPYAADELFHRDFKLERDIDVGYVGSLNKEKRRYFKMMEDKGIKVTTNDRHLFNEEIGKFYSRCKIVYNISARYDMNQRTFEAPAAGALLIGQSMIDSGFYDIFSPGKNADVHDFDNAADIIRKYLGKPELLSTVAKAGQKLVVEGHTYRSRIEKIVSACSNGVSARRTDPSRYYLRQLKAALVYQHPSFRIYGKAWNNFRNAIEANPAGTGLYILKYLYFRIYEKLLKLKQKMGKAPY
- a CDS encoding HAD family hydrolase gives rise to the protein MSPPLSEELARKAKGIKLFVLDVDGVLTDGRIIVNDEGVESKNFNVRDGMALAIARRKGFHLAIISGRFSRVVEHRANELGIKDVHQGVSDKLAVFNEVLKKLGIPAEEASFIGDDINDLPPMEACGFSAAPSDADEKVKATAGYVCSKPGGNGAVRELIEVVLSAQHKWGL